From the Acipenser ruthenus chromosome 5, fAciRut3.2 maternal haplotype, whole genome shotgun sequence genome, the window ATAGCCTGTATTTTTCGAAACTGTTGCTTCATTCGCTGCTGCTGAGCCTGCACATGAGGCCATAAAGCTGAGGAGGAGTTTTCTGGCTGACACTGAGGCAGTCCAATGGAAGCTGCAGCTCCCTTCCCAACATAAGAAACGCTGGCGAGACCCCTATAGTCGGGTGTTTGGTGGCCCGGAAATGTAGGAGTGTCTGAAGAAGGGCGTTGTCAAACTGGTGGCACTCAGAGAGATACGCGCGGATACCATCCTTCAGGGTTTTGTTTAACTGCTCCAACCCTCCATTAGCCTGTGGATAGTACACAGCCATCCTGATGTGAGTGATGGCATGCTCCTTTAAGTAGGTGGTAAACTCCACCGAGACAAACTGGCACCCATTGTCTGTGGTGATTCTGTTCTGTAAGCCCCACTATGCGAACAGGGTGTCAAGGCTGCGTGTAATGGCCTGGGTGGTGGTAGAGCTCAAAGGCAGCATGTCTGGCCACTTGGAATGGAGGTCGTAAATCACCAACAGGTAACGAGCATGAGAAGGAGCTCCATGTAATTCTCCACTGATGTCGACCTGCAGATCCTCCCATGGCACACTGTGTAGTCCTTCACAATAGCTCCACATCCTGGTCAAGGTTAGGCCACCAAACGGTATCCCTACAGCGTTGTTTGAGCGTTACAATGCCCAACCGGGCTCTCAGTGTCTCCGGAATCAGCGTGCGATGGCCCCTTGCGATGCATACATCCTCCCAGCAGGACAGTTCCTAACGAACTCTGTAGAATGGGAGCAGCTTCCCGTCCACCCTGAGTAGCCATCCCTCTTTGATGTAAGTGCGGAGGAGTCCAAACAGCTCGTTGTCCTATGATGCTTGCCACAGCTCTGGCATGGAGATGACTGTCTTCAATGGGCCTTGCAGCAGTTGTACAAAATCCTGAGCCCAGTCTGTGACATGACTTACTGGGATTGGAGACACCACAGCTTGCAAAAGGAGATCAGCCATGGTGTTGTGGTGTCCTGGGGTGAACTCCAGCTTGAAGTGGTACTGGTTGAGGCAGTCGGCCCATCTGAAGAGCCAAAGTGGTTTGTGTCCTGACACTTGCGTGTCCAGCAATGCGGTGAGAGCCTGGTGATCTGTCTTAAGAGTAAAGGCTCGACCATAGAGATCACATCGCTCACATGCCCATATGCACGCCAAAGCCTCCCTCTCCCCCACAGAATACTTCTGTTCTGCCAGTGTGAGGGCACGAGAAGCAAAGGCCACAGGACGCTCCACGCCGTTGTGAAGCTGGGACAGGACAGCGGCAAGCACCACGCCCGACGCATTGCAGGTGACCACCGTGGACGCTGAAAGACTGAAATGCGCCAGGGTGGGGGGGATGTAAGCTGCCGTTTGATGGTGAGCACAGCATGGTGACAGGCCGCAGTCCTTCTTCAGCAGTTGACGAAGTGATGCAGTGGTGGAGGCATATTGTGGAAGGAAACATAGATAGTAGGTGGCCATGCCCAGGAAGGACACTAGCTGGGAAATTGACTGAGGATCAGGAAAGTTCAGAATGGCCTCCTCATGAGACAAGATCGGTGTGATGCCCTGACCGGAGATTGTACCTCACAAACTCAGCCTCTGGAACCCAAAAACACACGAGCGTCACCATTTTTTGGTAGCAGCTGGCCttgttaaccctttgagtagtatgaACGTAccggtccccagggagtacgaatgtactggtacgttctgcaactttcaACCTGAATTACTgggcctacaaaacccctgatcacataatattgtaacactaggtttctgtaacaccttttattggtatCTTGCACCATCtaccagatattgactgaattacatataattatcccagtcacaaaaatgtcaacagtgaagaatatttaccatcaacatcaagttaCAGCGAAGAGGCGGCACCAAGCTCTAttcgttgctccatgcttcaaggagtatcatatgctgaagcattagacactctcactccctctgcCCACACAACCTATTTACCCGgatatgatctctctctctctctctctctctctccttttttgttaggacgtgttgttgtggttgttccaccccgttgtttattgttataatcaagcgcatgcagaagacagaaaaaaaaactcactccctgtggcaaagtgccccgcccccctgtgcatttgtgtgttctgtgtatgtatgtatgggtgcgtatgttaatgttggtgtatagattggtacatgggatataaacgggtctgtgtttcacgtgtgtttaaagtgtataattatatttaggcacgaggatggcacatcacttcacgtgcagataaaatgtgtataatgtgtggcacggggttgcacgtaatgaattcacgtgctgggattcaagtgagtaattaattagtaattgaatcccagcacaacagtatatatagatgcacgttttagtcacttgtggttaggtgttcggtgagtggagaacgagtgtggagaaggagaaattaaataataagaaagaacgtaaatataaaagtgaataactgtctcactcaccgtgtttcgtttgtctgtctgtgcactgtctgtttactgtgtagtccgttttgtttgtctttttattttggcgtgtagtgccgtgtccagtgtttttgtctgttccaaccttttattttctgttctgtttattaaatgctgaacgcgatcacgcgttcagcctcaccaaaaccccatctctctgtcgtttgtgttcctgtttctggtctgacgccacccactccggccgtctttgtgacactcccgtaggaccggcagtgcattttagaactcactactcaaagggttaacagCACGCAGGTCAACACACAAGTGCAGCTCCCCATTCTTCTTGCATGCAATTGGAAACCCAGGGCAACGCATTAATGGGCTCAATAATGTCCACATACAAGTGACGTTGCAGCTCCAGGGAGACCTGGTCACGGAGGGAGAGCGGGACACGCCGCAAGGGCTGAATGATGGGGGAGACCATTGTATCGGCTGTAGGCTGGTGTACAAATTCAGTGAGACAGCCGAGGCCCTCAAACAGAGCTGGATATTGATGAGACCAAGCAGCTGAGACATGAAAAACATCCAAACCGGCCGAATCAACAAGCTTAAAATCAAAGAGCTTGAAACAAGTCTAGTCCCATCAGGTTGGCACCAGCAGCCGAGGTGTAGAAGGCGGCAGAGGGTGCTGCACACGTCTTGTAACGCACTGGCAGACAGCGATGGGAGTGTGGCCATACCCAGAGAGTGAGACGGCAGTTTTCTGCAGtagcacatgaaaaaaaaaatctctcataaGTGGACTTGTTCAGCAGCGAGTGGAAGCAGGACATCACCCACATTGTTTGAACACTGTTGATTTCTGCAGCACAGTGTTAATAGAAATGGATGCAGGGCATTCTGAGCCAGACGGTAGAGAAGGCAATGGAGCCTGCCCTGAGTGGCACCAGTGGGCAAAATGGTTGGGTTTGTTACGTTTCCTACAACGCTGACCCTGTGCTGGGCAAGAGGCAGCACGAGTTTCATGTCTGATAGAGCCACAGTTTGTACAGTGCCTCTTGGTAGGGGCGTTGTGAACTTTTTGAACTGGAACCTGGGCTGGAATGTCTGACAGTGGGGCATTCTCCGTAATGGTTAATTTACTCACAACTACGAGCGCAGCCTCCACTTGTTTCCCAATAGCGAGTGCTTTTTCCAATGTTAAACCATCCGATTCTAACAGCAGTCTTTCTCTCAACTAGGATATTTTTTCAGTTAGCTGATCTCTAATAAATTAGTCTTGCAAAGTCCTGAATTTACAGTGTTTAACGAGCTTGCGCAATGACGACACAAACTGCAATACAGACTCACTCGGTCTCTGAGCTCTGCCTAAACTAAGGACACTCAGACCGGAGCTGAAGTGTACAGTGAGCGCTGTGGTAGCTGCTTCAAAGCTGTCATCTGTGGGCTGCAGAGTAGAGAAGACGCGCTGTCCTTCTGTGCCCAGACAATGCAGTAGGATGGCCCGCTTCCTGGGAGCCACGACATCGTGAAGATCCAGCACCAGCAAGTACATGTCAAAGGAGTCAATCCAGCAGCTCCACGGGACAGATGGCTCGCCAGGGACCGGCAGAAACGGAGTGGGAGCGGGCGGGGGCAAGGTAAATTCAGCCATCCTCGTCGCCAAAATGTAATACTCACAGGACAAGACTGAGTAATTCAAGACtgaatttttattgtgtttaacactCAGGCCAACATGTCTGTTCGCTCATTGATGACTGCCGTAAAACCGTTGTTGTCTGTTTACGATAACCATTGAGACAGTTCTCAAAGTGATAGCAGTTCAGAACGACTGAACATTAAACATAACACCTTCAACTTGAAATCTGCCTACAGTGTCTTTcatttggcgaaaaccaaacttTGTTTTTACTTATCTGAGGAACATTAAATCGATGCAGGCCAGTAAAATAAAATCCTAAAATGTAATAGGAATTTAAAGTTGATAGAAAAAATAGTCCTGGCTGCGAcagaaaaaatacacatttttttaagtataactcttatttctttctttcacgTGATTATTTATGTTACTGACATGcactaaatgtttgtttttactatTTTACAGGTTTCGATCCGATAACAGCTCTGACAATGATCCCGGGGGTTGAAACAGAGGCACTACGTTGTCAATTTTCAGAGCTGGGCAGTGAGacgtttttttttactgtacagaaTTACGATTCAAAGGACACAGCCAGGAGCCTAAAAAGAGACCTGGATTTCATGCTGGTTCTAGAAGCCTGTCTTGATCAGGCACAGTGTaatccattcttttttttaaataagtacatttattGTGATATGTTTTCCGGATATGGTTTTGCAAAAAATCTAAACATATAGGTACTGTATACAAGGCTGTGCAGATACTTTGTGAGATAAGTGGCGAGCTATTAATTTAATAGAAACAACTTCATGGTACACTTGACCATTACACAACACAAAAGTGACACCCCAGTACACAGAGAAACAGTCTAGTTGGTAAAATGCAACCACATTTAATACATAGCACCGTATAACAGATGTAGCCAATCTAATCACAAGACACGAAACAGtaatatagtttaaaataaaggattatcaatattattattattattatttatttatttattagcaaatgcccttatccagggcgacttacaattgttacaagatatcacaatatttttacatacaattacattattttttacacattatttttacatacaattacccatttatacggtttgggtttttactggagcaatctaggtaaaagtaccttgctcaagggtacagcagcagtgtcccccaactgggattgaacccacgaccctccggtcaagagtccagagccctaaccactactccacactgctaataatACAGAAtgcaaaacagattttttttttttttttttttactgaaatcaGCACTTGTACACAGAGTAATTAGAAACGGATCAGGAGAAGAAACAGAAGGATAATAACTAAcaaattcatgtttttaaaaaaaaactccttaAATGCTGTCTTAAACTAGTTAAgctaaaaaaaatagatatttgaTACGCATCATGGACTCCAATTGGTTAAACATAACATTTGTTatagttattttcattttaaaacacgatacagtcagcacttggatatccgttacccagatacacgtcagtcgcgttttatcgctcttgtattaagaataaaatcaatccataTTAATGAATGCACTTACCAGTCACaggcgatttccgactccgtcactgGTTTTCTGAAACAAAGcgcatctcttcagtgttacaattaatttaattatccGTTACAGCCCGTGTTTTTATTTTCGCATGCCAAATCATTCTTTATTGTGcatttacacagcgcttcctccagtaacacctgacgaaaatgcagccaacacaaagcgaacgagacaagctacagtaacgtaaaacagttaatcaataaacagttttagatactgcgatgtatttttttaaatctgtgatctttagttgcttttgtgcattttcatttgcacgtgaactgtgacattagggccttatcgagcactgtattgtgcaattttgaatactgactttggatactgttttaattctagaaacttttgctaaattgtattgcttttttacGTTTTACGCGGTTCCGTGTATGGGTAACattttttgatttaattttgctgttgagTAGTTAATggtgaattttacatactgctacaatacctACCGGATTTAaaattatgtactgtattacagtccacgtgtcgtctcttttggcaagtgatactgaattaaaatacttctgttgaaaatatagtactgtaccaacaaaactaaCTACAAtatatctaaatggaagcctacttattttaaaacacagtcctttcagctatgtatttttgacattgtatctttttttgtgttccctgaaaaaacagacaagtttttgtcttttactgctgtgctATTCACCCAACTCGtgcgctaacaaatttcaatgaaagaccCCTCAAGatggaaaacaaaacaggagGACTGTCCTCAAATAGTTAAACATTCGATACAAACTGCTGTAAATATCCTACCTTGACCCTGCTGAATCAAATCTTCCATGAACGATCTACCATCATCATGATCCATCTCTTGTGATGTcagatataagaaaaaaataagaaaaagaaaatggcaacagtgccaaagaaaagaacaatgcgcgctacaatatatttctccctgtacagttcctcaaacctaagtcatgtttttttctttctgtatgaaatgtgtgtgtgtgtgtgtgtgtgtgtgtgcagggcagggggttgtttgggtggtagggggcaggttacagcgtgctcacctacatacacgtcaaatcagatgaaataatcagatatgcgtcacactcgtttaactgtcactgaagtcaacattttatagggcctgatatgtgagtgctgactgtatcttCATTATCTCAACAGCGAAATTACTTTGCAAATATACAGTGGTAACGTTTTTTTTCCCTGCTTGAGCTGGTAGATCAAAGGAAGGCTTAGACTCCCCTTTACAACCTCTCTATTGAGCCAGTGAGAAGTGTGGGGGAGACCAGAGACTTCACATCATTGTTGCCTTCTTTCAACTACATTATTCATTTACTTACGTGACTAAACAACAACAATAGCCAAAGAACTAAAAAGTTTGGTTAAGTTTCTAGCAAATACAGTAAGTTACCCTGCAAAGGTAATGTTACAAACATTCATCTTTATACAGAATTCATTAACGTAAACTGCAGGAGTATCTGAGTACAATAGAGCCTAATTTAAACCTGGACAAAGAAAAAGACCATCTCCACACAGTACTATCTGTACAAATaaccaaacagaaaataaaacagaaacagcaaACTGTCCCAGGATTGCAGGAGTTTGCTTGCCACCACTGCCAGCTGTGATTCAGGTTATCTGCTCAGTGTCACAGTCATGTTGTCACTATAACTGGTCTAtaactgtgtgaccttgagcaccACATTGTCTCTGCTGTACTGTGAGGGGCAGTGCTCTGGCAGGATGGCGATGCCCAGCTCGTCATGTCTCTCTGCGTTAGTGCTGGGTTGAGTGGCGTTGCAGCAGCCCAGTGTCCGGCAGTCCTCCGACAGACAGGGGGCGTTGCAGGCCAGGAGGTCCTGGTCCTTTTTGGTGTATTCGGGCTGGATGGTGACGGCGTGCACCCCTGCATTATGGAAGATCTCTCGCACCTGCTGGGACACCCCCTGGAAGACCCCTGAGTCGCCGCACTTGAGGTGCAGCGTGGCAATGTTTCGGCCCGCTGCCAGCTCCCAGATGTGCAGCTCGTGGATACTGAGCACGCCCGGGACCTGGGCCAGAACCTCCCCTGTAACACAGAGACTGCCAGCTCAGGCAAGCAACTGCACAGCTGAGGAATTGTTCCACAGTAAAGGCCTGATATAATACAGGGTTAGAGGACTCTGGAGGTCTATGCATGAGGGAATATCAGCTTGAGTAGAAGCGAACGGACTGAGGCTGAAAGCGGGTATCAGTTTACGCGCTGCGAGAACATAACCTAGACGCAGACTCTCCAACATAGCTATGTTAATTTCATGcaaatgtttattgttttattttacaggatAACCAACACTCTTTTTATAAGCAACTCGTTGCAGGGGAGACTTGTTTTCCCATGCAACAAAATAGAAACTTGGTTTCTTGCTTTGAATTCTTTGGTGGGCAAGGCACCCTCAACAAGTTGTTTCAGTAGCTGCCTGACAGCTCCCTGTTATTCAGGGTCACTGCAGACCCGCATTGCAAAGCAGTCTGAGCTGTTCCAGGTTTCACTGTGGGCTCAATGTTTCACTTTCATGGTTAATATTACAGTGTAGCCTTGAATGCCTCAAACATTAATTTTGCATTACTTTGCTTAGTAAGCAATTGACTTCACTGTAAACATCAATTTCATAACTAGCTTTCTTTGTGCTTCCCTTCCCAGTAGCCTTGTGttagaacaaaagaacataagaaagtttacaggagaggaggccattcggcccatcttgctcatttggttgttagtagcttattgatcccagaatctactggggagttggttccagaccctcacaattctctgtgtaaaagtgcctcctattttctgttctgaatgcccctttatctaatctccaatctccatttatgacccctggtccttgtttcttttttcaggatgAAAAAGTCCCCTGTTCACAGTTGCTTATGCATGTGAGAGAGCTAAAGTGGTGTGGGGTGTGTACTCACTGATGTGATCCACTCGCAGACCACGGGGCACCATCTGCAGCAGGATGGCGGTGGTCTCTTTAACAAGTGGGAATGCGGAGGACAGAATGATGATCACCATGATAATGGTGAGACTGGGATCCACGTAGCACTGCCAGTTACAGGGGGCGTCCGGGGGGAGAGGCATGGCGTAGAAGAGAGAGGCAGCCACCACCACCACTACCGAGCCCAGGGCATCCCCCATGACATGGAGGAGAACAcctggagagaggggaggagagaggaagcagagtgtgagagacagagagagagacaacacCTCCACCACTACCGAGCCCAGGGCATCCCCCATGACATGGAGGAGAACAcctggagagaggggaggagagaggaagcagagtgtgagagacagagagagagagaacacctCCACCACCACTGACCCAAGAGCATCGACTGTGACATGGAGGAGAACAcctggagagaggggagggaggtaacatgagggagaggggaggagagagggagaggggagaatgAGAGAGGAAGCAgagtgtgagagacagagagagagacaacacCTCCACCACCACTGACCCAAGAGCATCGACTGTGACATGGAGGGGACgcctggagagagaggagggggacaacatgagggagagagggaagagaagtAGAGGGGAGGCGAGGTAAGATaaagagaggagaaggagaggaagcagagtgtgtgtgtgtgagagagagagagatagagagagagagagagagaaagacaacacctccaccaccaccgacCCAAGAGCATCGTCTGTGACATGGAGGACACATctggggagagagggaagagtgtgtgagagcagggaggagagaggagggtgagaaaggagagggagagagaggatgatAGTCTTCTAAGAGGCCGTCAGAACCATAGTCAGATCCTGAAATACAAATGGAATCCCTGCCACATGCTCACCCCTGATATTGAGTGCCGCTGTCTGACTCTGCTTCCTCTTGCCGGGATTGTCTGGAGCACTGTTGCTCAGCACTGCAGGAACTGCATACCAACAAGAGATTATGTATTGTCATCGGACAGGCAGTCAGacggacagacaggcacacagatgGACATACAGACTGACGGTCGGACAGGCAGGCAGAAGGACAGACAAACAGGCAGGCAGGGCCAGGCTTTCAAAAATC encodes:
- the LOC117403117 gene encoding calcium/manganese antiporter SLC30A10-like, translating into MGRYTGNSCRLIVLSTLTLALFLVELVIGYMGNAVTLTSDAFSVFSHLLSMIIGFSGVHLSHVRRHRRFTFGLTRAEVLGAFCNAVLATAFMFTVLAASCSRLVRARSMNNVGLVLIMGVVGLAFNIISYTVFMGCCWPCKHPGSQETSTAVPQGTGLSSHETAAQWLVNAVSVSFLKPLDTLTEVWPPVSPGSSFSEKDDKISDFNCSNRSGPVPGEKAQQPADAVDRLTVPAVLSNSAPDNPGKRKQSQTAALNIRGVLLHVMGDALGSVVVVVAASLFYAMPLPPDAPCNWQCYVDPSLTIIMVIIILSSAFPLVKETTAILLQMVPRGLRVDHIREVLAQVPGVLSIHELHIWELAAGRNIATLHLKCGDSGVFQGVSQQVREIFHNAGVHAVTIQPEYTKKDQDLLACNAPCLSEDCRTLGCCNATQPSTNAERHDELGIAILPEHCPSQYSRDNVVLKVTQL